In the Actinomycetes bacterium genome, CTGAATACCCTGATAAAAGATACGGATATAATACTTACCGGAGGCACCACCTTTTCCAGATACGGCTGTATTAAGAAATCAGACAAATACCTGATTATGGATATCTATGACCCCTACAATCTGGCGGTACTGGCTGAATACAAAAATGAGCCCATTGAAAAAAGGCTGAGTGTGCACAAGCTGGTACATTATAATTTAAATGAACAATTCTATTACGGGGACTTTTTTGTCTGTGCTTCAGAAAGGCAGAGGGATTTCTGGCTGGGTATGGCCGCGGCTCTGAACCGGGTAAATCCCTATACCTATAACCAGGATCCTACTTTAAAAAAGATGATGGATGTGGTTCCCTTCGGCCTGCCCTCTGAGAAACCCATGCACACCCGGCAGGTACTAAAAGGGGCAACCGAAGGCATAGGCCCTGATGATTTTGTGGTGCTGTGGGGCGGGGGAATCTATAACTGGTTTGATCCGGTAACCCTTATAAAAGCCATGGACCTGTTAAAAGAGAACAGACCGGATATAAAACTGTACTTCTTAGGCATAAAGCATCCCAATCCGGAGGTAAGGGAATTGCAGCTGGCTGACCACACTGTGGATATGGCTAAAAAGCTGGGGGTATATGAGAAGAATGTATTCTTTAATTTTGGCTGGGTTCCCTACCATGAGAGGCAGAACTATCTTCTGGAATCAGATGCAGGCATAATAACCCATCCCGAACAGATAGAAACCAGGTTCTCTTTTAGGACCAGGATGCTGGATTACCTGTGGGCGGGGCTGCCTATAATATCTACAGAGGGAGACAGCCTGAGCGAGCTTATCCAGAAAAATGGCCTGGGCCTGGTAGTAAAGCCTGAAAATCCCCGGGATGTTGCCAATGCCATAGAAAAGCTTGCCGATGATAAGCAGTTCTATAGCCAGTGCCAGAAAAACATAGCTGATATTGCTTCTGGTTACAGCTGGGATAAGGTATGCCAGCCCTTGATTGATTTCTGCCGGGATCCGGTATTCAGTGCAGTAAGAAAAAGGGTAGACGGCCAATCGGATACAGCATCTTCAGGCA is a window encoding:
- a CDS encoding glycosyltransferase, with translation LNTLIKDTDIILTGGTTFSRYGCIKKSDKYLIMDIYDPYNLAVLAEYKNEPIEKRLSVHKLVHYNLNEQFYYGDFFVCASERQRDFWLGMAAALNRVNPYTYNQDPTLKKMMDVVPFGLPSEKPMHTRQVLKGATEGIGPDDFVVLWGGGIYNWFDPVTLIKAMDLLKENRPDIKLYFLGIKHPNPEVRELQLADHTVDMAKKLGVYEKNVFFNFGWVPYHERQNYLLESDAGIITHPEQIETRFSFRTRMLDYLWAGLPIISTEGDSLSELIQKNGLGLVVKPENPRDVANAIEKLADDKQFYSQCQKNIADIASGYSWDKVCQPLIDFCRDPVFSAVRKRVDGQSDTASSGKKRGGGYLAGRFLHHFFKSPRQSFRYLSNYMRGK